The following are from one region of the Fibrobacter sp. UWR3 genome:
- a CDS encoding CotH kinase family protein produces the protein MDDSVYPYANLPRIVIETENFAGIRDRETEIPSRLQIYGKDAPESEVYELTVRGRGNSSFKMPKYGMKLEFKDKVSLFGMPKNRDWALVANFGDKSHLRNYMATRLSEWLGMPYTPRCKFVEVYLNRNYVGLYLLMETVKVARERVNIPENDTTFLFEKENDKKIDEPFIRSSIGYAFHVKSPKNPSEESLELLRSHLADFEDVLLHFSTSDTGAIARWIDMDDFKPYYWVQEFSKNEDAIFARSIFMTWQKGSPIHFGPIWDFDISFGNESRELNRKFENWHIRSYRWFYYFFRDDAIRSQIREYWFEHRETFRALVDSVPLYRSIIEDAVKNEYRRWPIMSNTENWALKDPYEDYDEAIDVMVRWMKDRFDWIETTLKEEK, from the coding sequence ATGGACGATTCCGTGTACCCGTATGCGAATCTGCCCCGCATTGTCATCGAGACGGAGAATTTCGCCGGAATCCGTGACCGCGAAACGGAAATCCCTTCACGCCTGCAGATATACGGCAAGGACGCCCCCGAAAGCGAAGTCTACGAACTCACCGTGCGCGGGCGCGGCAATTCCAGTTTCAAGATGCCCAAGTACGGCATGAAACTTGAATTTAAGGACAAAGTAAGCTTGTTCGGGATGCCCAAGAATCGTGATTGGGCGCTCGTGGCGAATTTCGGTGACAAGAGTCACCTGCGGAACTATATGGCGACCCGCCTTTCGGAATGGCTGGGCATGCCCTATACCCCGCGATGCAAGTTTGTCGAGGTGTACCTGAACCGCAATTATGTGGGCCTCTACCTTCTCATGGAAACTGTGAAGGTGGCTCGCGAACGCGTGAATATTCCCGAAAACGATACCACTTTCCTCTTCGAGAAGGAAAACGACAAGAAAATCGATGAACCGTTTATCCGCTCGAGCATCGGGTATGCGTTCCATGTAAAGTCCCCGAAGAATCCTTCCGAGGAATCGCTTGAACTCTTGCGCAGCCATCTCGCCGATTTCGAGGATGTCTTGCTGCATTTCAGTACCTCCGATACGGGGGCTATCGCGCGGTGGATTGACATGGACGACTTCAAGCCTTACTACTGGGTGCAGGAATTTTCCAAGAACGAGGATGCCATTTTTGCCAGGAGCATTTTTATGACTTGGCAGAAGGGGAGCCCGATCCATTTTGGCCCCATCTGGGATTTTGACATTTCGTTCGGCAACGAGTCTCGTGAGCTCAATCGCAAGTTTGAAAACTGGCATATCCGCAGTTATCGCTGGTTCTACTATTTCTTCAGGGACGATGCTATCCGTTCGCAAATAAGGGAGTACTGGTTCGAACACCGCGAAACCTTCCGTGCCCTGGTAGATAGCGTGCCGTTGTACAGGTCTATTATCGAGGATGCCGTAAAGAACGAGTACCGGCGCTGGCCTATCATGAGTAATACCGAGAACTGGGCGCTCAAGGACCCCTACGAGGATTACGACGAGGCCATCGATGTCATGGTCCGGTGGATGAAGGACCGCTTTGACTGGATAGAAACGACACTGAAAGAGGAAAAATAA